The Coffea eugenioides isolate CCC68of chromosome 8, Ceug_1.0, whole genome shotgun sequence genome has a segment encoding these proteins:
- the LOC113781362 gene encoding adenine nucleotide transporter BT1, chloroplastic/mitochondrial encodes MGGTKMQSLQYKSDGFSSNSQFRFQWSLLPDDNLYPVGGLFASVGQVGNMGFDVSPNSPNPRGENQKDGFKLPCTDLYVKYVSSPEGFKIVGIPEEEGAVKKKKTGLKLKVKVANPSLRRLISGAIAGAVSRTAVAPLETIRTHLMVGSSGHSVTEVFHNIMEHDGWKGLFRGNMVNVIRVAPSKAIELFAYDTVNKNLSPKSGEQPKLPVPASLVAGACAGVSSTLVTYPLELVKTRLTIQRGVYDGLFDAFIKILQEGGPGELYRGLAPSLIGVIPYAATNYCAYDTLRKVYRKVFKQERIGNIETLLIGSAAGAISSSATFPLEVARKQMQVGAVSGKQVYKNVLHAIASILEQEGIQGLYKGLGPSCIKLVPAAGISFMCYEACKRILVEEEDKG; translated from the exons ATGGGGGGAACAAAAATGCAATCTTTGCAGTATAAGAGTGATGGGTTTTCCTCAAATTCTCAGTTCAGGTTTCAATGGAGTCTCCTCCCAGATGATAATTTATACCCTGTTGGTGGCCTCTTTGCCTCGGTAGGCCAAGTGGGGAATATGGGTTTCGATGTTTCTCCAAATTCACCAAATCCTCGAGGAGAAAATCAAAAAGATGGTTTCAAGCTGCCTTGCACTGATTTATATGTGAAATATGTGTCATCTCCTGAGGGGTTTAAAATCGTGGGCATTCCGGAGGAGGAAGGGGCGgttaagaagaagaagactgGGCTTAAACTTAAAGTTAAGGTCGCAAATCCTTCATTGAGGAGGTTAATAAGCGGAGCAATTGCCGGTGCTGTGTCCAGGACTGCTGTAGCTCCATTGGAGACAATAAGAACTCATTTGATGGTTGGGAGTAGCGGGCATTCTGTTACTGAGGTGTTCCATAATATAATGGAGCATGATGGATGGAAAGGATTGTTTAGGGGCAATATGGTTAATGTGATTCGAGTTGCGCCTAGCAAAGCCATTGAG CTATTTGCTTATGATACTGTCAATAAGAATCTGTCACCCAAATCAGGGGAGCAGCCCAAGCTTCCTGTACCCGCTTCATTAGTTGCAGGAGCCTGTGCTGGAGTCAGTTCAACATTGGtgacctatccacttgagttAGTCAAGACACGATTAACCATCCAG CGAGGAGTTTATGATGGTTTATTTGATGCATTTATCAAAATATTGCAAGAGGGTGGACCTGGAGAACTCTACAGAGGTCTTGCTCCAAGTCTCATTGGAGTGATTCCGTACGCTGCAACCAATTACTGTGCTTATGATACATTACGAAAGGTATACAGAAAAGTTTTCAAACAGGAGAGGATCGGGAACATAGAAACCCTGCTAATTGGATCTGCAGCTGGTGCCATATCAAGTAGTGCTACCTTCCCTCTTGAGGTGGCCCGAAAACAGATGCAGGTTGGAGCTGTCAGCGGGAAACAAGTCTACAAGAATGTGCTTCACGCTATTGCTAGCATACTTGAACAGGAAGGAATCCAAGGTTTATATAAAGGGCTCGGACCAAGCTGTATAAAGTTGGTGCCTGCGGCAGGAATTTCTTTCATGTGTTATGAAGCATGCAAGAGAATATTAGTTGAGGAAGAAGACAAGGGGTAA
- the LOC113779931 gene encoding uncharacterized protein At2g34160-like: MEGITEGVKKVNLNETTQKRNRIQVSNTKKSLFFYVNLAKRYLQQYNEVELSALGMAIATVVTIAEILKNNGFAVEKKIRTLTVDMRDEPGAQPVPKAKIEIVLGKTDNFDELMAAEAEQRDYVENEDQN; encoded by the exons ATGGAAGGGATAACGGAGGGAGTGAAGAAGGTGAACTTGAATGAAACTACCCAGAAGAGGAACCgtatccaagtctccaataccAAAAAATCCCTCTTCTTCTATGTTAACCTTGCCAAG AGGTACTTGCAGCAATACAATGAGGTGGAACTTTCTGCTCTTGGAATGG CAATTGCCACTGTGGTTACCATTGCTGAAATTTTAAAGAACAATGGATTTGCTGTTGAAAAGA AGATAAGGACCTTGACTGTGGATATGAGGGATGAGCCTGGAGCACAACCAGTCCCTAAAGCAAAG ATCGAGATTGTGCTGGGCAAGACGGATAACTTTGATGAATTGATGGCTGCTGAAGCAGAGCAAAGAGATTATGTGGAGAATGAGGATCAGAACTGA